The following are encoded in a window of Salinibacter ruber DSM 13855 genomic DNA:
- a CDS encoding acyl-CoA dehydrogenase family protein translates to MSIASYLSEDLGTSVEFETFRDAFQKKLHKVFRMRGDFDAVSTQRGLPPFMMREIQSMTPLSVFIPEEYGGRGGHVHECQSILATASYESLALSLTLGINGALFLQPLTKYGAESIKPPVFERFIEEKNLGGLMITEPDYGTDALSMETSYTETGDGDYHLTGTKHWAGLTGWADFWLVTARRQGADGDLGRDIDFFVADMNQPEQMIEVEEFYENLGLYMIPYGRNHVDIQVPAKHRLQPKSTGIKMMLDTLHRSRIEFPGMGMGFLQRILDEALAHCKERFVGGKSLLEYDQVQRRVADIQAAYTACSAMCLHTSEHAHTDNNLAGKALSANATKTVVTDLMQNAAQSLLQLTGGKGYRLDHVAGRSVVDSRPFQIFEGSNDVLYQQITESILKSMRQAKERNLRSFLEDHDLTARATDYFSGALDFEVDQSLPQRKLVDLGRVLGRVVTMEMVIELGDRGFRSDLISNCLQSFQEKVERLLASYGRSQTPSVIDDYVEGSAWLDFVKA, encoded by the coding sequence ATGAGCATCGCCTCCTACCTGTCCGAGGACCTCGGGACCTCCGTCGAATTCGAGACGTTCCGGGACGCCTTCCAGAAGAAGCTCCACAAGGTCTTCCGCATGCGCGGCGACTTCGATGCGGTCAGCACCCAACGCGGCCTCCCGCCGTTCATGATGCGGGAAATTCAGTCGATGACTCCGCTCTCGGTCTTTATCCCCGAGGAGTACGGGGGACGGGGCGGCCACGTGCACGAGTGCCAGTCCATCCTCGCCACGGCCTCCTACGAGTCGCTCGCCCTCTCCCTCACCCTGGGCATCAACGGCGCCCTGTTCCTTCAGCCCCTTACGAAGTACGGCGCCGAGTCCATCAAGCCCCCGGTTTTTGAGCGCTTCATTGAGGAAAAGAACCTGGGGGGGCTCATGATTACGGAGCCGGACTACGGGACCGACGCCCTCAGCATGGAGACGTCCTACACGGAGACAGGGGACGGCGACTACCACCTCACGGGCACGAAGCACTGGGCCGGCCTCACGGGCTGGGCCGACTTCTGGCTCGTCACGGCCCGGCGCCAGGGCGCCGACGGCGACCTGGGGCGCGACATCGACTTCTTCGTCGCCGACATGAACCAGCCCGAGCAGATGATCGAGGTCGAGGAGTTCTACGAGAACCTCGGCCTCTACATGATTCCGTACGGGCGCAACCACGTCGACATTCAGGTGCCCGCAAAGCATCGTCTCCAGCCCAAGAGTACGGGCATCAAGATGATGCTCGACACCCTGCACCGGAGCCGGATCGAGTTTCCGGGGATGGGCATGGGCTTCCTCCAGCGCATTCTCGACGAGGCGCTGGCGCACTGCAAGGAACGCTTCGTGGGCGGCAAGTCGCTCCTCGAGTACGACCAGGTGCAGCGCCGCGTGGCGGACATCCAGGCCGCCTACACGGCGTGCTCGGCCATGTGCCTCCACACCAGTGAACACGCCCATACCGACAACAACCTTGCCGGAAAGGCCCTCTCGGCCAACGCCACCAAGACGGTGGTGACGGACCTCATGCAGAACGCCGCCCAGTCGCTCCTGCAGCTGACCGGGGGCAAGGGCTACCGGCTCGACCACGTGGCCGGCCGCTCGGTGGTCGACAGCCGCCCGTTCCAGATCTTCGAGGGCTCGAACGACGTCCTCTACCAGCAAATTACGGAGTCGATTCTCAAGTCCATGCGCCAGGCGAAGGAGCGCAACCTCCGCTCGTTCCTGGAGGACCACGACCTGACGGCCCGTGCAACCGATTACTTCTCCGGGGCGCTCGACTTTGAGGTCGACCAGTCGCTTCCGCAGCGCAAGCTCGTGGACCTGGGGCGCGTCCTGGGGCGCGTCGTCACGATGGAGATGGTCATCGAGCTCGGCGATCGGGGCTTCCGGAGCGACCTGATCTCCAACTGCCTGCAGTCGTTCCAGGAGAAGGTCGAACGCCTGCTCGCCTCGTACGGACGCTCACAAACGCCGTCTGTGATCGACGACTACGTGGAGGGAAGCGCGTGGCTCGACTTCGTGAAGGCGTAG
- a CDS encoding single-stranded DNA-binding protein — translation MARGVNKVILIGNLGDDPELRYTGSGTAVCNMSLATNETYTDSDGNEVQNTEWHDVVAWGRLGEICNEYLDKGSQVYFEGKLQTRSWEDRDNNTRYSTEVKAQEMMFLDSNRQGGADMDGFDQTRGDESLDQTRQEQPAGSSGPQPGQQASSGGEDEDTFEPDDDLPF, via the coding sequence ATGGCACGCGGAGTCAACAAGGTCATTCTCATCGGCAACCTCGGCGACGATCCCGAACTGCGGTACACCGGCAGCGGGACGGCTGTCTGCAACATGTCGCTCGCGACCAACGAAACCTACACCGATAGCGACGGCAATGAGGTGCAAAACACCGAGTGGCACGACGTCGTGGCGTGGGGGCGGCTCGGAGAGATCTGCAACGAGTACCTTGACAAGGGCTCCCAGGTCTACTTCGAGGGCAAGCTCCAAACCCGCTCTTGGGAGGACCGCGACAACAACACGCGCTACTCGACGGAGGTGAAGGCCCAAGAGATGATGTTCCTCGACAGCAATCGCCAGGGCGGGGCGGACATGGACGGCTTCGACCAGACCCGTGGGGACGAATCCCTGGACCAAACCCGCCAGGAGCAGCCCGCCGGCTCTTCCGGTCCGCAGCCTGGGCAGCAGGCGTCCTCCGGGGGCGAGGACGAGGACACATTCGAGCCGGACGATGATCTTCCGTTCTAG
- a CDS encoding alpha/beta fold hydrolase, whose translation MHETPFPIHETGSFRYNAEGPTDSPLPPVVLLHGMLGDLSNWVDTVEALSDNGYRVLAPILPVYDFPLSETGVPRLTTHVRDFVDTLDLDRVVLVGNSLGGHVALLYALDQVEKVHAMVLSGSSGIYETTMGSSFFRRQDREFIRERTEMTFYDPAHATEELVDEMLEIVNDRPRAFRLLKIARSADEETVTEQLSQLDMPSLLVWGRDDIVTPPEVGEEFRDRMPDARLEFIDKCGHAPMIEHPDTFNALTLEFLEELAEEAPLTPPSGR comes from the coding sequence ATGCACGAAACCCCCTTCCCCATCCACGAAACGGGCTCCTTCCGCTACAACGCGGAGGGCCCCACCGACTCCCCCCTTCCCCCGGTCGTCCTCCTGCACGGCATGCTGGGCGACCTAAGCAACTGGGTCGACACCGTGGAGGCCCTCTCGGACAACGGCTACCGGGTGCTCGCCCCTATCCTTCCGGTCTACGACTTCCCGCTGTCGGAAACGGGGGTGCCGCGCCTCACGACGCACGTCCGGGACTTCGTGGACACGCTCGACCTGGATCGCGTCGTCCTCGTGGGCAACTCCCTTGGGGGGCACGTCGCCCTCCTGTACGCCCTAGACCAGGTGGAGAAGGTCCACGCCATGGTCCTCTCCGGGTCCTCCGGCATTTACGAGACCACAATGGGCTCGTCGTTCTTTCGGCGCCAGGACCGCGAGTTCATCCGGGAACGCACCGAGATGACCTTTTACGACCCGGCTCACGCCACCGAGGAGCTGGTCGACGAGATGCTCGAGATCGTGAACGATCGGCCGCGGGCCTTTCGGCTGCTCAAAATTGCCCGCTCGGCCGACGAGGAGACCGTGACGGAGCAGCTTTCGCAGCTTGACATGCCGTCGCTCCTGGTGTGGGGCCGCGACGACATCGTCACGCCGCCCGAGGTGGGGGAGGAGTTTCGGGATCGGATGCCGGACGCTCGCCTCGAGTTCATCGACAAGTGCGGGCACGCCCCGATGATTGAACACCCGGATACGTTTAACGCACTGACGCTCGAGTTCCTGGAGGAGCTCGCCGAGGAGGCCCCCCTCACGCCCCCGTCTGGCCGCTAG
- a CDS encoding YtxH domain-containing protein produces the protein MTRIGVCSALAGGAVGFALGMLFAPQRGPDARRRIAYQLEQLSAQTGVLFRRLLQSGGESEGRRNSAAVVEDAETRADHIRDDIDALMEELRQASQADDAD, from the coding sequence ATGACTCGAATTGGGGTGTGCAGTGCATTGGCGGGCGGGGCCGTCGGGTTTGCCCTGGGCATGCTGTTTGCCCCACAGCGGGGCCCCGACGCGCGCCGCCGCATCGCGTATCAGCTCGAACAACTGTCGGCCCAGACGGGGGTGCTGTTCCGTCGGCTCCTTCAATCCGGGGGGGAGAGCGAAGGGCGCCGCAACAGCGCCGCCGTCGTCGAGGACGCAGAAACCCGGGCCGACCACATCCGCGACGACATTGACGCGTTGATGGAAGAGCTCCGCCAGGCGTCGCAGGCCGACGACGCAGACTGA
- a CDS encoding YaaA family protein yields MPDLTVLLSPADQKQPGGNPFAPDMFDYRTSGTFNYFDDLNPDRRELIDTLQAVVDEEDEEALGEVFGVEGYELEEAIRVNDEIYDAPLMSALDRFSPGVMYAAMDFANLPTGAQRRLLENGVILSGLFGLLRPDDLIPNYQLGMEASLPDVGPVADYWRPIISPMLNESLEDRWVWDLLPEVHRNAWTDEHTYTARVEVQFERVEDGERVPITGEDLEVQRGQFVNFIVQETAEEMEDLREWSEEESDELTFDEDASTYDEDTKTWEIVMVQD; encoded by the coding sequence ATGCCAGACCTGACCGTCCTGCTCTCCCCCGCCGACCAGAAGCAGCCCGGCGGAAATCCGTTCGCCCCGGACATGTTTGACTACCGCACATCGGGGACGTTCAACTATTTCGACGACCTGAACCCCGACCGGCGCGAACTCATCGACACCCTGCAGGCGGTGGTCGACGAGGAAGACGAAGAGGCGCTCGGCGAGGTGTTTGGGGTGGAGGGCTACGAGCTGGAGGAGGCCATCCGCGTCAACGACGAAATCTACGATGCCCCGCTCATGTCGGCCCTCGACCGGTTCAGCCCGGGCGTGATGTACGCCGCCATGGACTTCGCAAACCTCCCCACGGGGGCGCAGCGTCGCCTCCTCGAAAACGGAGTGATCCTGTCGGGGCTGTTCGGGCTTCTGCGCCCCGACGACCTGATCCCGAACTACCAGCTCGGCATGGAGGCGTCCCTGCCGGACGTGGGGCCGGTGGCCGACTACTGGCGGCCCATCATCAGCCCCATGCTCAACGAAAGCCTCGAGGACCGGTGGGTGTGGGACCTGCTGCCTGAGGTGCACCGGAACGCCTGGACCGACGAGCACACGTACACGGCCCGCGTTGAGGTGCAGTTCGAGCGCGTCGAGGACGGGGAGCGCGTGCCCATCACCGGAGAAGACCTGGAGGTGCAGCGCGGCCAGTTCGTGAACTTCATCGTGCAGGAGACGGCCGAGGAGATGGAGGACCTTCGGGAGTGGTCGGAAGAGGAGTCCGACGAACTTACGTTCGACGAAGACGCCTCCACCTACGACGAGGACACGAAAACGTGGGAAATCGTCATGGTACAAGACTAG
- the udk gene encoding uridine kinase has protein sequence MPAPRAPMPMNPPVVIGIAGGSGSGKTTVLNHILEEFGSDPIAILDHDAYYHDLSHLSREKRAQFNFDHPDALETSLMREHLDRLIEGEAIEKPVYDFTTHTRREETETVEPRPVIIIEGILVLAESALEERMDIKIYVDAADDIRLMRRIRRDMQERDRSIEGILRQYERTVRPMHLEFVEPSKREADIIIPRGGHNEVAIQMVMSRIQELLRLVEQGTLQA, from the coding sequence ATGCCTGCCCCTCGCGCCCCGATGCCCATGAACCCCCCGGTCGTTATCGGTATTGCCGGTGGGTCCGGGTCGGGCAAGACGACGGTCCTGAACCACATCCTCGAGGAGTTTGGGTCCGACCCGATTGCGATCCTCGACCACGACGCGTACTACCACGACCTCTCGCACCTTTCCCGAGAGAAGCGGGCGCAGTTTAATTTCGACCACCCCGACGCGCTGGAGACGTCGCTCATGCGCGAGCACCTCGACCGCCTCATTGAGGGGGAGGCGATCGAGAAGCCGGTGTACGACTTCACCACGCACACCCGCCGCGAGGAGACCGAGACGGTAGAGCCCCGCCCCGTCATCATCATCGAGGGCATCCTCGTGCTGGCCGAGTCGGCCCTTGAGGAGCGGATGGACATCAAGATCTACGTCGACGCGGCCGACGACATCCGGCTCATGCGCCGCATCCGGCGGGACATGCAGGAGCGGGATCGGTCCATCGAGGGCATTCTGCGCCAGTACGAGCGAACCGTCCGCCCGATGCACCTCGAGTTCGTCGAGCCCTCGAAGCGGGAGGCCGACATCATTATTCCCCGGGGCGGGCACAACGAGGTGGCCATCCAGATGGTGATGTCGCGGATTCAAGAGCTGCTCCGCCTGGTGGAACAGGGAACGCTGCAGGCATAG